The nucleotide window CGGGATCTTGGTGACATCAAGCAATATGCCGAGTGGCGGGATCTGCTCGCCGACCCCGCCGTACAGATGGTCGACATCTGCGTTCCCACTTATCTGCATCCCGAGATGACCATCGCCGCCTTGGACGCCGGTAAGCACGTCCTGTGTGAGAAACCCATGGCCCTGACCGTTGAAGAATGCGACAAGATGCTGACGGCGGCCGTCAAAGCGAAGGGACGCTTCATGATCGCCCAGTGCATCCGCTTCTGGCCCGAATGCGTCTACCTCAAGCAGGCCATCGACGACAAGCGATTCGGCAGGCTCAAGGCTTTGACCCTTCGCCGCCAGGCCGCCACCCCCACCTATTCACTCAACAATTGGCTCCTCGATCCAAAGCTGTCGGGCGGAGCGGTTCTTGATCTGCACGTCCACGACACGGATTGGGCCCTGCACCTGCTCGGCACGCCCCAGACGATCACCGCCCAGATATGTGAACGAAACGGATCTCCCGACCGCGTGCATTCGCTGTGGTACTATCGGCCCGATCTCGTCGTCCAGATCGAAGGCTTCTGGGACATGCCGCCCGCCTTCGGCTTCAACATGGGCTTT belongs to Phycisphaerae bacterium and includes:
- a CDS encoding Gfo/Idh/MocA family oxidoreductase, whose translation is MIGVGLIGAGFIGRNHFNQYEKMGRRAKVVALCDKEPQRRAGDWSGVGGNIADAQGTKRDLGDIKQYAEWRDLLADPAVQMVDICVPTYLHPEMTIAALDAGKHVLCEKPMALTVEECDKMLTAAVKAKGRFMIAQCIRFWPECVYLKQAIDDKRFGRLKALTLRRQAATPTYSLNNWLLDPKLSGGAVLDLHVHDTDWALHLLGTPQTITAQICERNGSPDRVHSLWYYRPDLVVQIEGFWDMPPAFGFNMGFTARFEKAALLFDLSSGKPLTILKDDGSTETPAMGPNDGYYNEIDYFLGCIERGVGPTISTPGESREAVRMALLEKESARSGQAVRV